In Cololabis saira isolate AMF1-May2022 chromosome 1, fColSai1.1, whole genome shotgun sequence, the following proteins share a genomic window:
- the pcdh10a gene encoding protocadherin-10a isoform X3, giving the protein MICFIFLLSILDGAVCQLHYSVPEEQEPGTVVGNIAEDLGLDITKLSARRFQTVPSSRTPHLEVNFENGALVVKEKMDREEICAQTVPCLLHLEVFLENPLELFRVEIELTDINDNPPSFPETDISVEISESAVPGTRFPVENAFDPDVGANALGTYAITTNNYFYLDVQTQSDGNKFAELVLEKPLDREQQAVHRYVLTAVDGGVPQRTGTALLVVKVLDSNDNAPTFEQSVYTVNLRENSPVGTLVIQLNATDVDEGPNGEIVYSFSSHNAPRVKDLFHIDARTGRIEVAGEVDYEESSTHQIYVQAKDLGANAVPAHCKVLVKLVDANDNTPEIGFSTVTESVSEQDAPGTVIALFSVSDRDAGENSEVSCEILGDVPFKLKSSFKNYYTIVTDGPLDRESADAYTVTVVAKDKGKPSLATSKSIKVHVSDENDNPPRFTQSVYDVYVTENNVPGAFIHAVSALDPDVGQNAQITYSILECDIQGMSVDTYVSINQETGYLYALRSFDYEQLKEFNFMVQAKDSGATELFSNATVNVVIVDQNDNPPAIIAPLGKNGTAREHLPRSAEPGYLVARVVAMDADDGENARLSYSILRGNEMGVFRMDWRTGELRTARRISPKRDPQGFYDLLIEVRDHGQPPLSSSASVSVILVDSVAEGRGGGDRGSASRSKETSLDLTLILIIALGSVSFIFLLAMIVLAVRCQKDKKLSAYTCLLAGDCCFCCSACCCGRQARSRKQKKLSKSDIMLVQSTNVTSGVGPVGQVPVEESGVGGVGGGFGSHHHQNQNSYCYQVCLTPESAKTDLMFLKPCSPTRSADPDHPNPCGGIVTGYSDQQPDIISNGSILSSETKHQRAELSYLVDRPRRVNSSAFQEADIVSSKDSGHGDSEQGDSDHDATNRGHSAGTDLFSNCTEECKALGHSDRCWMPSFVPSDGRQGPDYRSNLHVPGMDATLPNTEPAKGFASSFHVDLSETA; this is encoded by the exons atgattTGTTTCATATTCCTGCTCTCCATCCTGGATGGAGCCGTCTGTCAGCTGCACTACTCCGTGCCGGAGGAGCAGGAGCCCGGCACCGTGGTGGGGAATATCGCGGAAGATTTGGGTCTGGACATCACCAAACTTTCCGCGCGCCGCTTCCAGACGGTGCCGAGCTCGCGGACGCCCCACCTGGAGGTGAACTTCGAGAACGGCGCGCTCGTCGTGAAGGAGAAAATGGACCGAGAGGAGATCTGCGCGCAGACCGTGCCGTGCCTGCTCCACCTGGAGGTGTTCCTGGAGAACCCGCTGGAGCTGTTCCGCGTGGAGATCGAGCTCACGGACATCAACGACAACCCGCCCAGCTTCCCGGAGACGGACATCTCCGTGGAGATATCCGAGAGCGCCGTCCCCGGGACGCGCTTCCCCGTGGAGAACGCGTTCGACCCGGACGTCGGCGCCAACGCGCTCGGCACTTACGCCATCACCACCAACAACTACTTTTACCTGGACGTGCAGACGCAGAGCGACGGGAATAAGTTCGCGGAGCTGGTTCTGGAGAAACCCTTGGACCGGGAGCAGCAGGCGGTGCACCGCTACGTGCTGACGGCGGTGGACGGCGGCGTCCCGCAGCGCACCGGCACCGCGCTGCTGGTCGTCAAAGTCCTGGACTCCAACGACAACGCGCCCACGTTCGAGCAGTCCGTGTACACGGTCAACCTGCGGGAAAACTCCCCCGTGGGCACCCTGGTCATCCAACTCAACGCCACGGACGTGGACGAGGGCCCGAACGGGGAGATAGTGTACTCTTTCAGCAGCCACAACGCGCCCAGGGTGAAAGACCTGTTCCACATCGACGCGCGCACGGGCCGGATCGAGGTGGCGGGCGAGGTGGACTACGAGGAGAGCAGCACGCACCAGATTTACGTGCAGGCCAAAGATCTGGGGGCCAACGCGGTGCCGGCGCACTGCAAAGTGCTGGTGAAACTCGTGGACGCCAACGACAACACGCCGGAGATCGGCTTCAGCACCGTGACGGAGTCCGTGAGCGAGCAGGACGCGCCGGGCACCGTGATCGCGCTGTTCAGCGTGTCGGACCGGGACGCCGGGGAGAACAGCGAGGTGAGCTGCGAGATCCTCGGAGACGTGCCCTTTAAGCTCAAGTCGTCCTTTAAGAACTACTACACCATCGTGACGGACGGCCCGCTGGACAGGGAGAGCGCGGACGCGTACACCGTCACCGTGGTGGCCAAAGATAAAGGCAAGCCCTCGCTGGCCACCAGCAAATCCATCAAAGTGCACGTGTCCGACGAGAACGACAACCCGCCGCGGTTCACGCAGTCCGTATACGACGTGTATGTGACTGAAAACAACGTCCCCGGAGCTTTCATCCACGCCGTGAGCGCTCTTGACCCCGACGTGGGTCAGAACGCGCAGATTACCTACTCCATATTGGAGTGTGACATCCAGGGAATGTCCGTGGACACGTACGTGTCCATAAACCAGGAGACCGGGTACCTTTACGCGCTGCGCTCTTTCGATTACGAGCAGCTGAAGGAGTTCAACTTCATGGTCCAGGCCAAGGACTCCGGTGCCACCGAGCTCTTTTCCAACGCCACGGTCAACGTGGTCATCGTGGACCAGAACGACAACCCCCCCGCCATCATCGCCCCCCTGGGCAAAAACGGCACGGCCAGGGAGCACCTGCCGCGCTCCGCCGAGCCCGGGTACCTGGTGGCGCGCGTCGTGGCCATGGACGCGGACGACGGCGAGAACGCGCGGCTGTCCTACAGCATCCTGCGGGGCAACGAGATGGGGGTGTTCCGGATGGACTGGCGCACCGGGGAGCTGCGCACCGCGCGCAGGATCTCTCCCAAGCGCGACCCGCAGGGCTTTTACGACCTGCTGATCGAGGTCAGGGACCACGGGCAGCCCCCCTtgtcctcctccgccagcgtgAGCGTCATCCTGGTGGACAGCGTGGCGGAGGGACGCGGCGGCGGGGACCGCGGCTCGGCCTCCAGGTCCAAGGAGACCTCCCTGGACCTCaccctcatcctcatcatcgcCCTGGGCTCCGTGTCCTTCATTTTCCTGCTGGCCATGATCGTGCTGGCCGTGCGCTGCCAGAAGGACAAGAAGCTGAGCGCGTACACGTGCCTGCTGGCCGGAgactgctgcttctgctgcagCGCGTGCTGCTGCGGCAGGCAGGCCCGCAGCCGCAAGCAGAAGAAGCTCAGCAAGTCCGACATCATGCTGGTTCAGAGCACCAACGTGACGTCGGGAGTGGGCCCCGTGGGGCAGGTGCCCGTGGAGGAGTCTGGGGTGGGGGGCGTGGGGGGCGGCTTCGGCTcccaccaccaccagaaccagaactcgtACTGCTACCAGGTGTGTCTGACGCCGGAGTCGGCCAAGACGGACCTGATGTTCCTGAAACCGTGCAGCCCCACGCGCAGCGCCGACCCGGATCACCCCAACCCCTGCGGCGGCATCGTGACCGGATACAGCGACCAGCAGCCAGACATCATATCCAACGGCAGCATCCTCTCCAGCGAG ACAAAACACCAGCGAGCCGAGCTCAGCTATCTGGTGGACAGACCCAGACGTGTCAACAG CTCGGCTTTCCAAGAAGCAGACATCGTCAGCTCCAAAGACAGTGGCCATGGTGACAGCGAGCAGGGCGACAGTGACCACGACGCCACGAACCGGGGTCACTCAGCCG